ccagcttgttcgtgttcccaagcattcttgattccatctcaaccttttttatgatgacaaaaagggggagagatgtgatttgaactttgaaccttgaacttttgatttgttttgatgtttgacttgacttttgtgtctggcTGTGGACTGGATTTCGGATTTTGgattgactgcttatattaagtactattgatatcttatggatgttTTTACTCatatgcaagactaacctattttctgtggttgcagattctagtgttatcaataagccatttatctttatgagatatccatatttgcttgagtaatgttttgcagatcaaagttatccaaatctgtatgaaagttttgtcaccataaaaaaagggggagattgttggagaaatcttcctgtagtattttgaagctgacaaaacgtttccatcagactctactatttaaagtctgaatacctccggactgccagactcaagactcaaagtctattctcattgacagtttctaatccgtcgaagaagggctatcaaggactggatgttttgttaagggtttgaccttatcgactggagaagatctcttggctggatatgatataatgaaattctttattgactcaaagattgaggatccgatgattggcgaagtatacttagaaggttctacttatgaaaaccgagatcctgattgtatggacaagCAGGATTGATGGTCTATCGACATGTTctttaaatagctcgaatgatcttcctaattgattctgtccaacgggaagattggaagaattcatttggtaaatgccaacggatttgatggcataaaggagtatataaggaagacgttacAGTTGTTCGAATGTGtacgcgatagaagaattccaaagtttaaagctctttattcttagtcaattcattttctgagtgaaatcttgtatgcaaaagagagtccatattcttaagaaaccttgaggaaatgtggtagagtatctacactgtggaatcaagggagagccttgccgtaacaacttttttgttcatagtgaaatccagccggtgggctgtcagtgcggaagagtggacgtaggcttggaataagccgaaccactataatttctgtgttcattttctcttccatactctctgctttactttgatcataattcgctttgttaacgaaaggagaacttcatttctattgtctgcttagtattgctctcttatctcgagaaaatattttttacacctattcacccccctctaagtgcttatactagctatctcaagaATTACCCAATATAGGATAGTCACTATACGACGTCAAGAAAGGAGACATAATTACAAGTGACTTCTAAATGTAATTCTAGTAGAAAACCCTTGTCCACAGGACGCTAGAAGTGATTCTTcattgctcttttttcttttctcgtttaGGAAAGATGCTCTTCTACGGTATATATACTTCCCATTTCACGATACCCAAAAGATGGATATACAAAACATGCGTGACACATGAGAGAAATTCAGAAAGAGGGGGCAAGTGACATGAATCATGAGCATAGCTTAATGCAGCACGCAATTGTGAAATTCCCAGGTTTACTTGTCATTCCCAGATGTACTCATAATGGTGCAACAAAAGTGGCCTCTCATACGAATTCAGCCTAGACACTTCGAGCAAATTTCAAACGACCATAACTTATTACGGTCAATTTGTAGAGGGAATTGATAATTATAAACATTTGTGCTcatcaaattcattttggagcTCAAAACCAAGTGTGATTTTTAtcggaaaagtaccaaaatagtcttaaaccttttgcattgataccaattcagtcctaaactttttaattgaactaatttagttctaaactttttcacattggtaccaatttagtctatccTGGCTAATTTAAGTCAGAAATTGCTGAGATGGCCGCCGGAGATGATATGTGGCgccacgtggacaaattttataatttttcagatttttaatttttttctcttttcttttttttcttttctccttacccttggccggcgaggtcactGGCCGATCGACCATCGCCGGCCACGGGTTGGTCGGGGCAAGGGGCCCCGCGCCCTCgttggccacaagcgaggcgTCGCCcgcctagatccaagcgagggccgAAAACCTTGCCcgttggccggcgagggcctcgCCGCGCctgtggccgacgagggcgcAAAGGTCCTCACCAGTGGCTAGCGAGGGCGGGGGCCCTCACCCTAACTAGCCTGTGGCTAGCGATGGTTGGCCGGCCGGTGACCTCGTCGGCCAAGaggtaaggagaaaagaaaaaaaaagaaaaaaaggaaaaaataataattattaaaaaaaattataaaatttgtccacgtgtCACCACATATAATCGTTGGCggccatgtcagcaatttcttgCTTAAATCagccagatggactgaattgatacaaatgtgaaaatgtttaggattaaatttgtcaaattaaaaagtttaggactgaattgatatcaatgcaaaaagtttaaaactattttggtacttttccatttttatctAATAATCCCCGGTTGACCACCTACCGAGACTTCCAGTTTTGCAAATCCACAACCAAAGACCAATAACAAATTGCTTCAAAGACTAGAGAGGGACCACGAATCCTAATTAAAACCTTGTCGCTACATACCAGACTTGGGCCTGCCGGTAGGTGAGGACGTACATCCTTGACCAATTGGTGCATTTATCCAAGATGGAGGCAATAAATTGCTTTGGTATCGAACCCCACCGTCCTGCATCGGATAATGCTTCGAAGCCCCATTGCCGATTGCAAGGCATCACGGGCTAGGAAAAGACTTGAACAACATATCGAGGCTAACCTTCGCTGATTCACTGACAATTTCAGCGGATACGATATTCACAATCAGCATCTCGACCTTCTCATGTCATGAGAAGGCGCTAATGAGATCACCTAGACGTGAAGAATCAAGGCCTGGAATTCTCAGGCTAACAAGGCGATAGATTTGAAAATGATCGGCATGCAAGATGCTGAGACCCAACTCGAATATTGATGGAGTATCCAGGATGAGAGAGCCTGCATGGATGCACGTTAGATGAGGTTGATGAGACTAGGCACGACAATGGCGAGAGAAAGTAGAACATTTGGCTTCGACAGAGTCCTGTGGAGGACTTGAGATGTAAAAGATGGATCTTCCGTTCCTTTGCTTTTTAAACATCGAGTAAAATGAGAATTTGCAGGAAAGGAAAGCCAGCGGTCCCCATGGTCGAGTCTTACGGATCGGAAGGTCAAACTCGGGAGCAACGACAGTGGCGTCAGGCCATCTGCTGACAGCCAAGCATTCTTCAACTTGATCTCACGGAGGCTACAACATGCACAtccacaaaaaaattagaaaatattgcttttttattctcaaatagTGCCCCGCCAATATGTTTAGATTCGCTATTCTATTGGTTTGGTTGTGGTTTTGGTTTGGAAGACAGTGAAATAATAACTCGATACAATTTTGGCTGCACGTTTTTCTAGCCATCCAACTAATAATTCGAGAATCGTTTGTGACTCAACCTTCATGGGGTGTTCTGGCCCGATCAGCGATTCCATCCACTCAAATTTATGATAACTAGATCATGAATTATTGAAGAGGCCTATAATGGAAGAGAGACTCGTATTCCTACCATAGAGATTTTCAGGTTGTAccctatttttctttattctcatgtttcttgatggagatgaaatattataatatattattgtAGTGTCGAGTCATTTGATTTAGGCTTTCCTCACTTATATGACTTTAGGAATTTTTTCCCAAATCAGCCTTATTGACCTCGCCGGACGAATTAGATAATAATATGCACACCGCTACAGACTACACCCATATCAATTGTCTATACTAATTTCATCTTATCCATATGACAGAAAGTTGTTGGAACAGTACGATTTAATACTTAAATCGGCAAATTGGGTTGATTACAATACCAATTTAGAATTATTCAGCATattataatgaaaattaacaaacaAATTGGAGTTTTAATACTGCGTGTAATATAGAAATGAAGGTCATCAGTATTATTTAAGAACTCCAGGATATAGCCACTTTTCCATAACCGAAGTACGAATTATTCTCCGATATATAGATTGTTAGCTAATCTGTAATATAGTTGacttagtaaaattaaaatattcggATGGATATGCCAATTATAGTACGAATGAAGAGCATATACACCTTCTGATGGTTGACCTTTTACCTTCTTTGCTTTAATGTATCAAATTAAGGAGCAAAGTAATCGGAACactaagaaaatagaaagatgaTTTCCCTTGAATTTATTTGATGACAATACACCATTCTCAAAATACTCACACAACAGAACGACCTCTAGAACTTGCCAGAAGGCAAGCCTGAGGCTCCTTCTTATGAACATAAAACCaagattgaaaataaaaaaaaccatgaaGGGACACGCACCCTTTCAGGAGACATCATAAGATCGATAATCTTCTGGTAATAGATTGTCATGACCACGCACGTATACGTTCTTAGCAAGCATTAGGGTTCGCCAAGAGATAACCCTCGAGAGCCTTAAACAAGCCCAGCACCTTTTCCTTGCCATCCTTGATTTGGTCCTCGCTGAACTGGATGTCACCGATGGCGTAGTACTTGCTGGTGTTCTTGCAAATGGATCCTCCATCGGGGCCCTCCTCAATCTTGATGTCGTACGAGATTTTCTCGAATATGTTCATCAGGGCATCGCCCTCGATCCAGCTGTAGCTGTATGTCAACTTCTCCTTGTCTAGGGCATCGACCATGTGTTTCGCGTACTTGAATTGACTAGCTGCAATTGCAATCAATGGATCGAATATTAGAAAATTTCACTTGCACATATATTAATGATGAACCGAAATTAGTTTTTCACTTTCTTGCCGGGGATTTTTCCCCTTTTAGGTTTGTAATGTTAGAAAAGATTTCTGCAGTCACTCTAAAAAATATATACTATTTTAGTAGGCTCTCtattcatttttgaaatttacttgGAGTGATCATCTATTAGTCTCTTTATAACTCATTGTTTATGTAATTTTATGTAACCACTGTGAACTGATCGAGTAACTTAATTAATCTACTAAACGAAgctgtaattttaaaattgaataccTTAACATAAACTCCTTTTCTAATGAAAAACTAAATAACCGTTTGGATGGTCcaataaatatattgagatCTTGTGTTAGTTCTTAACCTTCCCCAAAGGTAATCTTCTTGATGGTTCCGGGCCCTCCATCACCTTCGACGATATTCATGCTTTGGAAGATTTGAGGGAGGATCTTTGGGAATATCTCGTCGCCATCGACAACAAACGCCTTGAACATCTTAGCTGGCGGAATCGGGGTGGTGATCTCCATATCGTAAGTGATGAGACCCATATTCTAACAAGAATTTTCGACAaagtaaaagaggaaaaattggAGAGCTAGAGtctcttctttttggatttGAATCGACTCCTGATCTTGTTGAATGGTGCACTTTGAGCGAAGAAGTTGAAGGTTTTTATAGATTGGACATGAAGGTGATCGTGCTAGATAGTGTCCTCCTTGGATATGGACCCACGGGAGTAGGTGcctctctaatttttttaaacagtTTTGAATGGTTCTAACATGATAGAGAAggtattattattttcttttgagggatttatttatttataatttcattatttataGTAGTCAAAGCATTCATCCTATGAAGTTGGTCCACGATGCAAGTTGAGCTCATATTGTAACTGCATGATCTGTAATCTTGGCTCATATTCTTCCTAGGAACCGATTGAACTCATACTTTTTACGAGAAGCTGGCGCGCACGATCAGGACATGCCATCAGAATTATCTCGAACCTTAACTGGGAAGAAATTGGAGATTTGACTTCGTCGGGGTTGTTGGATCGTTGCTTTATTGTTGGACAGAAACGTGTATAGATTTTTTTAAGGATCGacacaagaaaaaaatcacaaaatacttcaaggaaaaaggggttgaTAATATCTctgcaaaaataaattaaaaggcACATTAGGGGAGTCGGGATTGTGCATGAATTTAACTCTGATTTGGTGAAAGCCGGTCTAAGCGTGTTCATCATTTTGACAAGCAAACAAACTTATTCTATGCTCCAATTCAAGATTTACCCTTAATTTTAGCGATACCAATATAAGTTATAAACCCATCTTTTGACCCAAACATAATGGAGTGGATTACGTATGTATcacttgaaatttgaaatatagGTCATAATGGAGCCTAGCTCGGGTTGGGTATGAATTGGATAACGATGGGTCAACTCAAAACCAGTCTTTAACGGGCCTACTTAGTTACTAGAAATAAGTACTATGTTAAAATCTAATTCTACACTTCAATTTCTTATGAAAGTAAAACATGTTTTCTTCCGATGATGAATCGTGGTTTTGACGTTGACCGGTTGATATTTGTTACTGTCATCTCATTCCGCCAGGTAATTCTCGTATTTTTATTAGGGGCAGTTACAAGTCGCTTTTGTTGTACACCTTCTTCTTCATTAGTACAGTAACAAAGATTTTCTCTTGCTTCATCATGCTAAACAGTTTAATCCAAATTATTTCATCTTACCCTTGATTCAATCTTTGAATTATCCAGATTATAAAAGGGTAGTTTACAATTAACCACTGGGTGATTTGACGTCGAATATCATATTGGTAAGAGAATCATTCATGGGGCTACCTCAGACCACATCAGTttacaaaaatttgaaagattatcAGGCGTTGACGTACTCAAAGATTAATAATACGATTAGCTAGTGGCCATGTATAAGAATTTTCCTAAATGATTCTGAAactaaagattaaaaaatggCCGCCCCATATGCATCATGGGTAGACTATTGACTTGTTCCATGCATGTTCTAAATCTGAAAGTTTCAAGCCGTTCCAAAGGGAGAAAACATGTGCTTCCCGACGGAGCCAGGAATGTAGTGGGGGAGAGATCTTTTAGCCTATTCGATTTGAAgatcaatttaatttatgccaaaaaaaaaaaaaaaatctgcatgATGAACTAATATAACTTAAGAAGAATAAAATGAGGTTTGGTTTTTGATTGATAAAGCGTATTATTGGAGTTGAACAGTATTATTAAATAATGTTGATTGTTGGAGTCTTGATGGATGTTATGAATTATTCCTTTCTTGAAGACACCTAAAACCAATATCTACAGTATTATTTActtaaaataaaacttaaatCTTTTTAGTAGTCTTGACTTCTTACTTCCTGTTATAAATGATCCTATGGAAGAGATATATGTTTCCTGTCTAACCACTAGTCACaaaatgttatttaaaaaaatgtttggttGATGcaattatgagaaaataatcGAAATAGTTTATGGTCGAtttgtataaaaagaaaaaagtataaaatggaatatttttttgtaaaaatagcAGGAAATATTACATAAATCAAAACCAACTTTACTTTTCCATATCAATTACTCTCATCCATTCCAAAACCTACATTTACTATTCCTACTTTCTGCATTGAATCTCAAATTTGCGTCTTCCACCCACACATAATTTACCAAGTTGCCATTTTATTTCCCAAATtacaccccccaaaaaaaacccaaaaatattcTTCCCCAACTTGACAGACTGAAACTATAGGCCGACCAGTAGTCTTTCTTCTCTCCACCGTGCGCACCACCATTGCTTCTCCATAGGCCGTCACGAACGCTTTCGACTTCAAATATGAGGGGCGCAACGGTCGCAAACTctgttggaaccaaaagaatgacaataaaatttttaacaaactCAAGGCTAGATCAAGTGGTTGGTGGTCGTGGCCGAGCTCTACTATAGAGCTCAGGAGCTCTCTTGTAGAGGGTTGCGTCACCGGCCGCAAGCCTTGCAAGCTCGAGGGCAACCTGGTATGATAGCCCTAGCGATCGCGAGCTCAAAGGTGAGCTTGCCACAATGGAGACGAAGGCAAGGAGAAGGTCAACATGCATGACGAGGTCGTCGGAAGCTGAGTCATGAAGTGGTGACGGGGTTGAAATCAGGCTATGATGAGTTGTTATGGGTGTGGGTCGATGGCCACgcatgaggagagagaaagggcgtggaaagaaagagagagacagtgGGAGTGGGCCTTCGGTGTACATTTCGATTGTGCCGAGAGCAAATGGGCCTTTCGAGGTCAGCCGAGGTGCACATTATAGGTTTAGAAATGTGAGGATGGTATTTGATATAAGAAACAAAGATAGGACACTATTTTTATAAAAACACTGGGTGTGGTTCAAGGGGCTGCTGCATTAGCCGGctcatttgatttttgtggGGCCCACCCCAACAACACTAGATAACAGGCTTTTTGGGCCTTATGTAATTGATGGCATGAGGCATGAGACTCCATTTATACCGGTGTTTCCTCTCAAAAGAATGGACATTTGATATTCGCAGAAAAGAAGATTTAGATAGGAGACTGCCCCCGCCCAAGATGGAGCATCAATTGGTTTGCGTCAGCGGCCACCGACCCACGTCGGTGTTGTGCCTTTGAAAGCCCGACGGACTTGTAACACTAAAAGCCCAATATGTTGGGCCAGCCCTAACTCGAAGGACCAAGCAATTGCGAAGACAAACATAgctaggaaaatgaatttccaaATAAGCCCTCGGAATAAGTGAGAATTTGAATCAGGAGTCAAGGACTATGAAAGCTGGAAATACACAAAAGGGGACGATTTTGGGTCAATTGTGTTGCCTACTATATTTGATGGAATTGACTAGACATTTAGCACCCACCTCCTTTAGAGTTCTCAATTTGCATTGACGGACTTTTCTTGCCATCACAGCTGGAAGCAGCCTCATGCAAGGGATAACTTTCGGATGTGATTGGTACTATTTGTCCAATGCACATCATAGGCCTGATCGTGCGGGTCTCGTGCGGGATTTATGAGATCCAATGGATCATATGAACTGGACTCTGTGCTTTGTATGCCACTAATGATTTTCCACATGCTGTCCCATCTATGGTAGACACACTCTatcattgctttctttttcttggcgTCGCTATTCCCGGGCCTTGCCCCACCTCGTGCCCATCCCTAAGTTCAAGGTTTGGGGTCATTCGCACCAATTACCATGTACCCCATACCTCGTGCAAGGTTTTCGGTAGAAAGATACAAGGTACCCCGAGGAATATTTAAACAAATACATATGGACTAAACGATTTAGTATCTTCTCTCtttacaaatttatcatatttaaaTATGTGGAATGATAGGGACAAGTGCGTATATATTGTCAATGTTATTATGTGTAGGTTTAAGTTACTATTAGATATGCACATATACCTTATTCTGAACACTtgtattcttattttgaatgTTGAATATGTCACCCATTGTACATACCCCCAAAGTGTCATAGTACATGGACACATGAAACTTATTTATTAACTATAATGACATCTTGTGTGGAAGTTCAATTTCGTGTAGGACGGGTAAAAGGGGATTGCATAATTCTCATTACACATTCCAAAGTTTCAACCCATGTTGACTTGTTCAAGTCTTCAGCAATCAACAGCAGCGGTTGATCTGTGGTCGTTTTAGTTCTAGGGCCTGTGATGGGTCCATCACGAATGCAATCAATGGATAAATCTTGAGCTGGCTGGTATGTGATTTGGACGATCGGGACATCAATTGAGATTACATTTgcaaaaaaagaatttctagCGAATATGCCAAGCACCACCATGTAGTGTGAATTCTGAGATGGCCAGTGGccaaattatttatgttatttattaGTACTTTGAATCCTGTTAAGCTCAAGAGCATTGAGGATAAGGAAAAGAGATAATTATGAAGGATATCTTGTGAATAATTTATTAGATGATCTCCCACCACTTCTTCGAAAAGATCTCAAACttttggaaaatgatattataCGGTCACATCATTTTCTCATAGgataaaaaacatgaaaatgaaaacgTGAAGAGCCAGTCAACCAAGAAAACTCTCCACTCCGATCCGATATTACATCGATTTTACCCGTGGAACATCAACCGGTTCTATGGAGACTTATTCAATCACACTCATAATTACAGTACAAACACTTGCATATCCCTTATCGtgacagaaaaaggaaaattaagcAAGCTGACGCATGATGGAAACGGCACAGGAAGAAGTTGCGATTTACGCATAGATGTCAGGGTTTGCCAACAAGTACTCCTCAACAACTTTGTAGAGTCCCATAGCCTTTTCTTTACCCTGTTTGATATCTTCTTCCTTGAGCTCCACATCACCCTTAGTGTGGTACTCACTAGTCATCTTACAGACACATCCACCATCGCCCGAAGGCAAGAATTGAACCTCGTAGACAACAGATTCgatcttgtcaaagatcacATCACCTTCGATCAAAGTATACTTACAGACTAGGTTCTCGGTATCGAGAGCATCAATCTTGTGCTTCACGGACTTCAAGTGGCCACCTATAATACCACATAAAAATCAGATAACCTTGTATAGTAGGCGAATAAATAAAGAGACATTCATATAATTGTGAAACATATGGGACTCGTCGAGCATCTCATAATAAACTAACCTTCAGCAAAGTTGGTGACCTTGATGCTTCCGgctcctccatctccttcaacaaaCTCGATGCTCTTAATACCTTGAGGGGCAATCTTGGGAATTAGGTTGTGAGAATCAACGATCAAAGCCTTGAACATTCTTGATGGAGCAATGGGGGTTGTGAATTCTTGGGTATATGTGGTGACACCCATGTTTTTTTCTTAGGAGGGGAAAGAGAACTGAACAAGAGATTTGGAGAGAATATGAAGGAATATGTGTGAGCGCTTCTTACTAGTGCAAGAGCTTGAGTTTGATGCAGAAGATGAAGAACCGGGGTGCTTTAATAGACTCTTGACAGGAGACTCAGCTTTTAGGCCGTCACGTTGGCGTTTAGAGTTTAGAGCACTCCATCGTGGACTGACCGACCAAGACActgtttttcttcctctttttatggttaaaaaatcaATGTTTTGAAAGCGTCCACTTCGTACCATGGACCCGCATTTTCTAGAGACCCCCAGTGGGAGAGAAACAGCCCTTGCCAGCGATCTGGACCAAATTGTCGACTTCAACTAATTCGTTAATGATGCGAAGTCCTTGGATTCCGATAGGCACGATGGTATTACTTTCATTTTTGGTACGAGATATATTTATTTCGGCGAATGAAGAAACTGCTCCAtgtaaaataggaaaaagagaagtaaGGAATTGGAAATGA
This region of Eucalyptus grandis isolate ANBG69807.140 chromosome 8, ASM1654582v1, whole genome shotgun sequence genomic DNA includes:
- the LOC104415183 gene encoding major allergen Pru ar 1 — encoded protein: MGLITYDMEITTPIPPAKMFKAFVVDGDEIFPKILPQIFQSMNIVEGDGGPGTIKKITFGEASQFKYAKHMVDALDKEKLTYSYSWIEGDALMNIFEKISYDIKIEEGPDGGSICKNTSKYYAIGDIQFSEDQIKDGKEKVLGLFKALEGYLLANPNAC
- the LOC104415184 gene encoding major strawberry allergen Fra a 1.06; the protein is MGVTTYTQEFTTPIAPSRMFKALIVDSHNLIPKIAPQGIKSIEFVEGDGGAGSIKVTNFAEGGHLKSVKHKIDALDTENLVCKYTLIEGDVIFDKIESVVYEVQFLPSGDGGCVCKMTSEYHTKGDVELKEEDIKQGKEKAMGLYKVVEEYLLANPDIYA